From the genome of Candidatus Competibacteraceae bacterium:
CCCGCGCGATCAGGGTCACGAGTCCGATGCGGGCAAGCGGATCTCGATCTCAAGACCGCCGGAGTCCGCGGCTCCCGCGGAGATACTACCGCGATGGGCCTCGATAATACTGCGACAGATGGCCAGCCCCAGCCCAGCGCCCCCTTTCGCCCGGGAGCGGGAGGACTCCACTCGGTAGAAGCGGTCGAACAGGCGCTCCAGGGCTTCCGGGGTAACGCCCGGCGGCGTGTCCGACACCGATACCCTGATCTCGGCCCCCGCTCGCGTTGCCACGACCCGCGTGAATCCGCCGGGGTCCGTGTAGCGCAGGCTGTTCCCGAGCACATTGTCCAGGACCTGGCGCAGCCGTCCCCGGTCACCCTCCATGGGCAGCTCCTCGTCGCTCTCCAACCGCAGCTCGACACCCTTGTCGGCGAAGGCGGCCCGCGACTCGCCAACCGCGACTTCGAGAATCTCCCCCAGGTCCAGGGGGCCATGGCGATAGTCGAGCGCGCCCGCATCCGACAGGGCCAGGTCATAAAGATCGTCCAGCAGTCGAACCAGAGCGAGCAGTCTGCCCTGGAGCTGCTCCAGGCGCTCCTTCGTACAAGGCCTTATCCCGTCGATCAGCGCGTCCAGCTCGGCCCTGGCCACCGCAACGGGTGTGCGCAGCTCGTGGGAGATATCGGCCATGCCGCGGCGCCGAAGGTCCTCGTTGCGTTCCAGCGCAACGGCCAGGTGATTGAAATCCTCCGCCAGTGCCGTCAGCTCGTCCCGACCTTGGGGCGCGAGCCGCGTTCCGTAGTCCCCCTTGGTCAGTCGGCGGGCTCCCCGGCCACGGCGCGGACGCGCCGCAGCATGCCTTCTCCGAAGACCCAGCCCAGCAAGATAGCCAGTGTCAACGCGCCCACGGCGATCCAAAGGAGGGAGCGGTTGTGCTGGCTGTGGAAGCGTTGCGCCAGCTCGTCCTCTAACCAGAGGGGCGGCGACAGTCCGAGCCAACCAACGACAACACCGTCCGATTCCAGGGAAACGAGCAGTTCTTTTCCAATATTCCGAGGCTCTCCCGCCACCCAGCGGCGCTGATCGTCCAACAGACGCAGGCGACCGGCCAAACCTCCCGGTCCCGGGGGGGATTGACCGAAACCCGGCTCAGCTGGAGCCGGAGCGAAACCTGGACCCGGAGGCGGAGCGTGCGATGGAGCGACGGACCGCTCTCCGTGGAAACCGGGTGGAAGACCGCCTGGAGGCGGGAATGCCGGTGCGCCTTCACGACCCGGCGGGCCGGGCTGGGAAGGGTTCCTGGGGGCCGTATCGGTGGGCTCGGCTCCCGCACAGGCCCGCCTCCCGCGGCGTCGGACGATGGCCGGGGTTCCGGGATTGACCAGTGTGGCTCGGCGCCAAGGCATCGTCGATGAACCGCGCCAGTCACCGGGATGACGACGGAAGAGATCCCACGAGCCGTGCTCCTGATAGGTTTTTACCAAAGCCTCTTCGAGAGGCACGACACGCTTGAGCTCCTGTTGCCCCAGATAGTCCAGAAAGCCGTACTGAAAGCTCCAGCGGGCGGCAAGCCCCATGGCGATTACCGAGACGGCGCTGGTGAGCCCCAGTATTACCAAGAGCTTGAGTGTGAGACCGATACGCATGAGCTTGAAGACCTTGAGCCCTCACCACACGGATCATGGGTGGGTGAGGGCTTCCGCAGGATTGCAGCCAGTTCCGCCTGACACAACGGGTCCCATCGAACTTCACAATTTCTTTCATCTTTCTCCCCGCTCATTTCAGATTCACTGCGTAAATTGTTGCTGAAAGGGGCGCTAGTGGCCGCACTCCGATCCATCTGTATTCTCGTATTATCAACGGGTTGAATCCGGTATCCAGCGATACGGCGTGGAAATAGACACCCTCGGATTCCGGGCGACTTTTCGGAGGACACGCCATTCAGGAGCAGTGGCCGAGTCGATTGCGCCTTTGCTGGGCGGCATCCCGTTTTCGTCCGGCTTGGCCGCCCCCGCTGGCGCGCGGCGGCCAAGCCGGCTTTGGTGCGCTCGGCGATCAACTCGCGCTCCATTTGGGCCTAGACCAGGCGTTCGACTACCAATCAAAACGACAGGATCTCCAAATGCGATTTACTGACTACCTGCTTTTCACCAGTCTTTTGCCGCTCGCCGCACTGGCCGAAAACGCTCCCGCTCCCGTCGACCAGCATGAGTTGAACCGCCTCGTCACCGAAGGCGCGGCGGGCGAGGCATTCCTTCACGCCTTTGAAGCCGGCGACAAGTTGAGCGAAGTCAGTTTTGACGCCAGTCGCGGCATCGGCGCCAATATCGGCGAGGGTCGCCGTTTCACCCGCTTTCCGCGCGCCGATCTGAATGGGCCGACGGAATGGGCCAGCCACTTTCCCAAACGCGAGGGTGGCGCGAACGCGACGTCCTGCATCGCTTGCCACAACGCGCCCTTTGCCAATGGCGCCGGCGATGTCGCGCTGAACGCAGTGGTCGATCCCGGCCATACCGGGGACCCCACCCAATACCTCGAACGCAACACGCTACCGCTCTTTGCCCTCGGCATCCCCCAGCGCCTGGCGGAAGAAATCAGCACCGAGCTTTACGCCCAGCGCGACGCCGCCAAGGCCCGCGCCTGCACCAACGGCCGCGCTTCGGCGGTACTGCGCGCCAAGGGTGTCAGCTACGGCATACTCGAAATGACCCGCGCCACCGAGACCCCCTGCACCGTTGCCATCGACAGCTCAAAGCTCTCCGGTATCGACGCCGACCTGGTGATCAAGCCGTTCGGCTGGAAAGGCAATCACGCGACGATTCGTGCCTTCACTCGCGGTGCCGCGCATAATGAACTCGGGCTTCAGGCAGTCGAACTTGTCGGCGATCAGGACGGCGATTTCGATGGCGTCATCAATGAACTTTCCGTAGGCGACATGACCGCGCTTACGATTTACATGGCCGGTCTCGAACGCCCCGTCAGCACCCTGGAACTGGCCGATCTCGGCTTGATGGACCTGACCGCCAAAGCCCGAGCCGAAATCCGGGCGGGCGAGCTTTTATTCGGCAAAGCGCGGTGTACATCGTGCCATGTACCCGCGATGACGCTGACTGACCCGACTTTCCGAGAGCCCAGCCAGGTGCGGGGCTTTTATGACGCGATGTTCCCCGACGGCTCGGATCCGGCAACGCGCGGCCTGATCCGCGCCTCCGCCATTGCCTTTGATTTGACGGCCGATCAGCCCAAAAACCGGATCGAGAGGGCTAACGGTGCACTCCACCGGCTCGGCGCGGTCGAGCGCACTCCCGAAGGCGTGGCGGTCGCCCGCTGGTTTAGCGACTTCAAGCGTCATGACATGGGCGAAGCTCTGGCCGATCCCGACGATCCGCTCGGCCTGGGCGCGGCGATGTTCCTCACCCGCTCGCTGGCCGGCGTCGCCTCGACCGGCCCCTGGCTTCACGACGGGCGCGCGACCACATTGGCGGACGCGATCGCCGCCCATGGCGGTGCCGCCGCCGCCAGTGCCGCGCTGTACGCCGGAATGTCGGCTGACGAACAGGACCGGATTATCGCCTTTCTGGAAAGCCTCGTGATGTATCAGGGTGAGTTCCCATTAACCGCGGGTAAACCGGCAACTGCGGGTAAATCGGCGCGTATCGAAACAATACTTAAATATTTTCAACAGGTTATAAATTACCCATGGGCGACTTACTCGCAGTTAATGAGCAATCACCTATCAGGCCGCTAACTGCGCATTCCCCTCTGCTGGAGTCAGGAAGCGAAAGACCGTCCGGCGCGGCGGTCGGCGATAGCCGTTAATCGGTTCGGACGCTAATAGATAAGTCATGATCTCGACGCTTGTCGGGATCAGTGGCGCCTTCATCTCCGTTTCTCCGCGCCAGCCGGTAAGTGACCGCGCCGGCGGTTTTTTCCCGCCACGGGGTCCAGGGCGCGGGCAGGGTGGGCGCTCCCGCTGCCACCTCGGCTTCCAGATAAATCCAGGCGCTTGCCGCCAGCCAGCCGCCCGCTTCCAGGGCCGCGCACGCCGGTTCCAGTAAGCCCGCGCCGAACGGCGGGTCGAGCAACACGATCTCGAACGGTGTTCCCGGCTGGCCCAACCAGGCCAGCGCGTCGGCCTGTTCGACGCGGGCGCTTTGCGCGTGCAGCCGGTCGAGGTGACCCCGCAGGATGTGGGCCGCGAGCGGATGGCGTTCGACGAACACGACTTCGCCCGCGCCGCGTGACAGCGCCTCGATACCGAGCGCGCCGCTGCCGGCGAACAGATCAGAGGCAACGGGCGCCGGGCAGGACCGGCGCCAGCCAGTTGAACAGGGTTTCCCGCACCCGGTCCGGGGTGGGGCGCAGGCCCGGCAGATCCGGAAAGGTCAACCGCCGGCCGCGCCATTGCCCGCCGATGACGCGCAACTGCTTGGCGTGACCGCCGCGCCGGTTCATGTGCCGGCTGGTCCCGGCGGGGTCGGGGGGGCGGGTGCGCCGGATGGAGCGGGCGGGGTCGACGCGCTCTGGCCGCCGACGATGACCACGATTTGCCGGTCGGGCTGAACATGCCGTTGCCAGGCGCTCTTGACCTGTTCCAGGTCGATGCCGTTCATGGTGCCGATAAAGGTTTGCAGGTAATCCAGCGGCAGGCCATGGAACGCGATCAGCCCCAGATAGTTGGCCAGTTTGCCGTTGCCGGCGAGATCGAGCGCGAAGCCACCGGTGATGTTCTGGCGGGCTTCCTCCAGCGTTTGGGCGTCGGGTCCATCGGCGCTGAACTGGCGCAGGGTGCTTTGCGCCAACTGTAACGCGGTGTCGGCCTGATCGTTGCGGGTTTGCAGGTTGATCAGGAAGGGGCCGGCCTGTTGCATCGGGGAAAAGGCGCTGTAGGCGCCATAAGCCAGCCCGCGCTTTTCGCGGATTTCCTGGGACAGTTGCGAAACCAGGCCGTTGCCACCCAGCACATGGTTGCCGAGATAGAGCGCGTAGTAGTCGGGGTCGTCGCGGCTGACCCCGAGCTGGCCGATGAGGATATGGCTCTGGCTGGAAGGATGGGGGATGCGGATGGTTTGGCTGGCGGTGAGGGCAGGGACCGGCGGGGCGGCGGGACCGGTTCGCCTTTGGGCAAGCCACCGACCAGGGCGTTGGCCAGTTGCTCGGCGGCGGGCCGGTCGAGATCGCCGACGATGGCGACGACCGCGTTGGCGGCGGTGTAATAGCGGCGATGGAAATGCTGAATGTCGGCGCGGGCGATGGCGTTCAGGCTGGCCGGGGTGCCATCGGATGGCGAACCGTAGGGATGATCGCCGTATAGCGCCTTAAAAAAGGTGTCTTGGGCGATGGCGCCGGGCGACTGAGCACGTTCCTGAAGCGCGGTCAGCATTTGCTGGCGGACCCGTTCCACCGCGTCGGGCGCGAAGGTGGGGTCTTTCAGCAGGCGGGCGACGGTTTCGACGGCGGGTTGCAGGTAGCGCGGGTCGGTCAGGCTACGCAGCGCCACCGAGGCCGAGTCGCGCCGCGAACTGGTGGCCAGTCGGGCGCCCACCTGGTCCATGCGGTCGGCGATGGTATCGGCCGACCAGTCGCCGGCGCCTTCCTCCAGCAGTCCGTTGGTCAGTTTCGCCAAGCCCGGTTGTTGGCCATCGCGAACCGAGCCGGCCCTGAACAGGATTTGCGCGTCCACCATCGGCAGTTCCCGGGCGGCGATGAAGTAGACCGGCACGCCGTTGGCGGTGCGCCAGTTCTGGATTTCGGGGATGGCCTGGGCCAGGCTGGAGATGAGCAGCAGCGCGGCGGCAAGAATACCCGATAGCGACGATTTCAGGTAAGGCATGGCGGGGAGAATCCTTGGCGCTCCTCTCCCATGCGGGAGAGGGGTTGGGAATGAGGGGGTTTTAGCGAAGGGTATGATCCATCCCGGCACTGGGCGCGGCCAGACGGCGGCCATCCAGCGGCAGCGGTTCCAGCGTGGCCACGGTCAACCGGTCGTCGGTCAGGTACTTGCGGGCGACCTCGCGCACTTGTTCCGGGGGTGACGGCCTGGAGGCGTTGCACATAGTCATCGAGTTTGTTCCAGCCCAAGCCAACCGTTTCCAGCATACCCAGCCGCATCCCCTGGTAGAACAGCGAATCCTGCTGGTAGACATCGGCGGCGGTCGCCTGAGCGATCACCCGCGCCAGTTCCTCGGGGCTGACCGGCTCCTCGCGCAGTTTGGTTACTTCGGCGCGCAGGGCGTGTTCCAGTTCGGTAGTGCTGTGGCCCGGTGCGGGGTTTCCAGCCAGCAGAAACAGTTCTTCCAGCCGCGAGGTCGGGTTGTAGCCAGAGCCGGCGGCGGCGGCGATCTGGGAGCCGCGCACCAGATTGCGGCTGATCCGGCCACTGTTGCCGCCGTCGAGAATACCCTCCAGCACGTCCAGAGCGTAAGGCTCCCACTCTTCAGCGGCGGTTTTTAGGGTCGGGGCCTTGTAGCCGAGCAGGACGTAAGGTACTTCCGCCGGGGTTTTCACCACGATCCGGCGCTCGCCCAGTTGCGGTAGTTCCGCCGCTGGCTTGGGCGGAGTCAGTTCGCTGGGCGGCAACGGCCCGAAGTGCTTCTGGGCCAGATCACGGACCTGGGCCGGGTCCACGTCGCCGACTACCACCAGAGTGGCGTTGTTCGGGGCATACCATTGCTGGTACCAGCGCTTGAGATCGTTCAGGGAAAGGGCCTGGATGTCCTGCATCCAGCCGATGATCGGGTTGCGGTAGGGGCTGGTGAGGTAGGCGGCGGCGTAAAACCGCTCGCTGGTCAGCGACTCGGGCTGGTCTTCGGTGCGCAAGCGGCGTTCCTCGGTTACCACTTGGGCTTCCTTGCTGACGTCCTCCGGCTTGAGCAGCAGGTGGCGCATCCGGTCGGCTTCCAGCCGGAAGCTGAGTGCCAGGCGTTCCTTTTCCAGGGTCTGGAAATAGGCGGTGTAGTCGCGGCTGGTGAAGGCGTTCTCGTCGCCACCGTTGGCGGCGATCAGGCGGGAGAATTCGCTGCCCGGCACCGTTGGGGTGCCCTTGAACATCAGGTGTTCCAGCAGGTGGGAGATGCCGGTCAGATCGCTGGGTTCATAGCTGGAGCCGACCTTGTACCAGACCTGCGAGACCACCACCGGCGCGCGGTGATCCTCGCGCACCAGGATTTTCAGACCGTTGTCCAGGGTGAATTCGTGGACCGGCGCGCCGCGAAGGCGGCGGGGTCACGGACAGCCAGAAGGCTGCGATGAGGGTTCGACTGCGCGACATGAGAACTCCGGGTTTGGCCGATTCCAAGGTTTCGATTTCGGTCATTGGGCAGCGGGCGAGGGCAAGGGTTCAGCACGACGCACACGTATCGGGAGAGTCATCTCGCGGCCATTGCGCGCTCACCATTCGTCCACAACGGTTCCCGGCTCCTCCATCAATGTCAGTAGACCCACGAGGGTGACAGCCGCGCGGTTCGCCGCCAGTCAGCGCTGGCGGTTGCGCCCTGGATCGCGACCGGGGACGGGCGATGGTCTGCCATTACGCCGGGTAATCGCTGGTTACGCCAACGACAACCGTTTGAGGACATTCTGACGGAAACGGGTTACTTGTCCGGCGCCGGTCAGTTCTCGACATAAAATCGTCAACGCCGTATCCAAATCCATCGCCGACTCCCAGGCTTCCTCGCAGAGAATCGCGGCCATGGGGCCGATAAACTCCATCAACTCCTGCTCCAGCACGGATTTGACCCGATCGCTCAGTTCTTGGCCGCTAACCGGTTCAGCCGCTTTTCCAGACGAACCAGGCGCAACCTTGAGCTGTTCCAGGATGAGATCGGTGGGTGGCAACGCCGCTCGCTGAATGGGTGGCGGTCCTTCGGCAAAACGCGAAATGCGGATCTGGGCATCAAATCCCCGCAACAGTTCCAAGGCTTCTTGTCCATGCTTGCTCTGGAAGGTCAGGTCAATGATCCTCGCCGTTGTTCAAGCCAATTTGGGCCAACCAATTATTGGCGAAAGCGATAAAGAGCGTACCGGTGCGCTTTTCCCGGCACAGCGTCTGGAGTTCTTCATCCACGTATCTGGCGAAATGGGGAAATTGTGTTTTGGCCATGTTCAGTTTCTCAGGAACGGGCCGCCCCAACCGCAAACGCCGATGGCGCGCCGATCATGTAAGTTTAGGGGCTTCTTGCGCAACCGCTCGAAAGCCAGTTTGATGCTGGCCGCCATCCGCTCGATGGCGCGGGCCAGGGCGCCGATTTCATCGCGGCGTTCGGTGCCGACGATTTTCCGGTCGAAGTTGCCGCGGCTGATGTTTTCGGCGACGGCCGTCAGTTCCGGAAATCGGGCTCGCCAGTTGCCGCGACAGCAAATAGGCCACGACGATCACCAACACCAGCGCGCCCGCGATCAGGAACAATGCCCGTTGCCGCGCCTCCAGCAATGGCGCGAAGGCGTCGTCGTAGTCCTGCTGGATGATCAGCGTCCAGCCCAGATTGATTTTCTGGGTATAGGCGACCACACTCTGGCCCGCTTCCTGGTAGATGATCGGGGCTTGGGCCGATTCCGGCGATTTTAGCGCCGGATGCGCGCTCAGATCCTGCAAGGCTTCGGCGACCTGCTCCGGCCTGCCGTGGGCGATCGCCTTGTTGTTTTTGGTCGACCAAAATCGCGAATCCAGTCGTGCCGATCCTGGTGCGGGTCACTACTTGGGAAACATCCGTCAACTGCATGGCCATGGCCAAGGCTCCCACGGTCGAACCAGCGGCGGTCCGAATCGGGCTAGCCAGAATCAAGGCCGGCTTCTTGGGAGGTTTTCCCGATCACCACTTGCTGACCGATCGGCTGGCCCGCCGATACCTGCTTGAAATAATCGCGATCACCGTAGTACTGCAACGGATTATTGTCGCTGCGCCCGACGTTTTGGCCGTCACGCCCAACGGTAAAAACCAGATAGGCCCACTCGTAGGTATCCTGAATGGCTTTCAGAACCGGTTTCTGCCGCGTTGCATCCATGGAAACGAGTTCGGGTAACGCGGCGTTTTCGCGCAGGGCACGCAGGTTCATGTCCGTCCATCCGTTCACCCTGCCGACCAGGTCGTTGGCGGTCAGCTTCAAGCTCAAATTGGTATTTTCGCGCCAGTCCCGTTCGAGCTGGTGCCCACTGACATAAAGCAAACCGCCGAGCGGAATCAGTGCCACCACAATCATCGTCAGTAGAATCTTGTGAAAGATTTTCAGCGAGAACCCGGATTTATCTTCCGTCATAACCATGACTCATTTCTTCTCAATTCATTGTACAGGACAAAATCATCTAACCAAATGAATTTACGTTAAAATTCTGCCGGGTGGCGTATTGGTTAGAGGTAGAAAACAGCGATTTTGAGGGCTCGATCCCAACCGTTTAAAGAGCGACTCCAGTGCCTGATGAAAAGCGTATTGCCGGGCGGATTCTTGGTGATGAAATAAACAACTTCTCAAATAATCTAATCCATAGCGAAAAGACTTTGGGTGGGACGGCCATGTTTTTGATCTTGATCGGTTTAATTTCATGGCGCCATTCACCAATAATATGCGCCCAACTAAATGCAATAGCGGAGAAAAGCCATCCATTTTTCAAGTCGCTGGGGTCAGTTATATGGGTGGATTCCAGATCGAATCCCCGAGTTTTTAAGCAAATGAAAAGCGTTTCGATCGGCCAGCGTTCCTTATAATTTTCCAACGCGGTTTCCGGTTGTTCTTGCGTTGCGAGAATAACGGAATTCACCGTTGGCCATTTTCAGACCAATCACATAAAGAGAGTGCCCCCACACGGTTCGTTGGCCCGATAAAACCAGAGCGCTGCCACGGGGTAGGCCTCGAAAAGATTTTCGGCGGAGACGGGGACCCCTCGGGAGTTAGAGATTTGCGTATTCTTTTTGATGCGTATTACGAATTTAATTTGATTTTCAATAAGATAACCAAACCATTGAATCCCAATAAACTCGCGATCCGCAAACAAGCAGGCGATCATTTGCGGGCCGAAAATCGTAAGGAATCGATTCATTAATGCTATTCTTTCTTGGGTATTTGAGTTGCCTTTTTTATCTAAAGCAACCCATAGTATAGGAAAAGCAGATCCGATAGACGACTCCTAAAACAAGGTAATTGATATTGACATCACCATATTTCCAATTGGTTCTATCGAGTGTCAATTTGAACTGAAGCACTAGGAATGAGACTGGCAATGAACCGGGCGACTTGATTCAGAATCTAGAAAATTGACAAAAAAGTCGTTGAAGGCGTTTGTAATGAGGC
Proteins encoded in this window:
- a CDS encoding HAMP domain-containing protein, encoding MDRRGRVDTGYLAGLGLRRRHAAARPRRGRGARRLTKGDYGTRLAPQGRDELTALAEDFNHLAVALERNEDLRRRGMADISHELRTPVAVARAELDALIDGIRPCTKERLEQLQGRLLALVRLLDDLYDLALSDAGALDYRHGPLDLGEILEVAVGESRAAFADKGVELRLESDEELPMEGDRGRLRQVLDNVLGNSLRYTDPGGFTRVVATRAGAEIRVSVSDTPPGVTPEALERLFDRFYRVESSRSRAKGGAGLGLAICRSIIEAHRGSISAGAADSGGLEIEIRLPASDS
- a CDS encoding transposase; its protein translation is MGSAFPILWVALDKKGNSNTQERIALMNRFLTIFGPQMIACLFADREFIGIQWFGYLIENQIKFVIRIKKNTQISNSRGVPVSAENLFEAYPVAALWFYRANEPCGGTLFM
- a CDS encoding HAMP domain-containing protein, with translation MCCRGNWRARFPELTAVAENISRGNFDRKIVGTERRDEIGALARAIERMAASIKLAFERLRKKPLNLHDRRAIGVCGWGGPFLRN